One genomic segment of Streptomyces liangshanensis includes these proteins:
- the metX gene encoding homoserine O-acetyltransferase MetX, with translation MRAEPATRPLPPAAAGWQEGDPAGRRAWVSLERPLALEAGGSLPGVRLAYETWGRLAPDASNAVLVLHALTGDSHVAGPAGPGHPTGGWWDALVGPGLPFDTDRWFVVAPNVLGGCQGSTGPSSARPGRPGERWGPGFPYLTQRDQVAAEAALADALGIGRWAAVVGGSMGGMRALEWAVSRPERTGSLLVLACPAAASAEQIAWGAVQIEAIRADPGWRGGRYHDAPAGGGPYRGLGVARRIAHVTYRSEPELAARFGGTPQPGEHPWRGGRYQVESYLDHHAAKLAHRFDAGSYVTLTEAMNGHDVGRGRGGTAAALRRATMPALVAGVDSDRLYPPSQQAELAAGLPGADGLRVVESPYGHDGFLIETEQVGALVRELLT, from the coding sequence ATGCGGGCCGAACCGGCCACGCGCCCCCTCCCGCCGGCCGCCGCCGGCTGGCAGGAGGGGGACCCGGCGGGCCGCCGCGCCTGGGTGTCGCTGGAGCGCCCTCTCGCGCTGGAGGCGGGCGGCTCGCTGCCCGGCGTACGACTCGCGTACGAGACGTGGGGGCGCCTCGCCCCCGACGCCTCGAACGCGGTGCTGGTCCTGCACGCGCTGACGGGAGACAGCCATGTCGCGGGACCGGCGGGGCCGGGGCATCCCACCGGCGGCTGGTGGGATGCCCTGGTCGGCCCGGGGCTGCCGTTCGACACCGACCGGTGGTTCGTGGTCGCGCCGAACGTCCTGGGCGGCTGCCAGGGTAGTACGGGTCCCTCCTCGGCCCGCCCGGGCCGTCCCGGCGAGCGGTGGGGGCCCGGCTTCCCGTACCTGACCCAGCGTGACCAGGTCGCCGCCGAGGCGGCGCTGGCCGACGCGCTGGGCATCGGCCGGTGGGCCGCCGTCGTCGGCGGCTCCATGGGCGGGATGCGGGCGCTCGAATGGGCGGTGAGCCGACCGGAGCGCACCGGCTCCCTGCTGGTCCTCGCGTGCCCCGCGGCCGCCTCCGCCGAGCAGATCGCCTGGGGCGCCGTCCAGATCGAGGCCATCAGGGCCGACCCGGGCTGGCGGGGCGGGCGTTACCACGACGCACCGGCCGGCGGCGGGCCGTACCGCGGCCTCGGGGTCGCCCGGCGGATCGCCCACGTCACGTACCGCAGCGAACCCGAGCTGGCGGCCCGCTTCGGCGGCACCCCGCAGCCGGGCGAGCACCCCTGGCGGGGCGGGCGCTACCAGGTCGAGTCGTACCTCGACCATCACGCGGCCAAGCTGGCGCACCGGTTCGACGCGGGCAGCTACGTGACGCTGACCGAGGCGATGAACGGCCACGACGTGGGCCGGGGCCGCGGTGGCACCGCCGCCGCGCTGCGCCGGGCCACGATGCCCGCGCTGGTGGCGGGCGTCGACTCCGACCGGCTGTACCCGCCGTCGCAGCAGGCGGAGCTGGCGGCCGGGCTGCCGGGCGCGGACGGGCTCCGAGTCGTCGAGTCGCCGTACGGGCACGACGGGTTCCTCATCGAGACGGAGCAGGTGGGGGCGCTGGTACGGGAGCTGCTGACGTGA
- a CDS encoding bifunctional o-acetylhomoserine/o-acetylserine sulfhydrylase yields MSQPVDSVTAGHTPEDHSRQEPAAAWSFETKQIHSGAAPDPATGARATPIYQTTSFVFKDTQHAADLFALAEPGNIYTRLHNPTQDVLEQRIAALEGGVAAVALASGQAAETLAILTLASAGDHIVSSTSLYGGTYNLLRHTLPRFGIEVSFVDDPDDLDAWRAAVRPNTKALFAETLGNPRGNVLDIRGVADAAHDAGVPLIVDNTVPTPYLLRPLEHGADIVVHSATKFLGGHGTTIGGVVVDGGTFDFGAHAERFPDFSEPDPSYHGLRYWPALGPGAFAIKLRVQLLRDLGPALSPHSAFLLLQGVETLSLRVERHTSNALELARWLEQRDEVSAVHYPGLESNRWYEAGQRYLPKGAGAVLAFELRDGVEAGKRFVDGVELFSHLANIGDVRSLIIHPASTTHSQLDEAQLVATGTAPGLVRLSVGLENIDDLRADLEAGFRAAKAAS; encoded by the coding sequence ATGAGTCAGCCCGTCGACTCCGTCACCGCGGGGCACACCCCCGAGGACCACTCCCGCCAGGAGCCCGCCGCGGCCTGGTCGTTCGAGACCAAGCAGATCCACTCGGGCGCCGCGCCCGACCCGGCGACCGGCGCCCGCGCGACGCCGATCTACCAGACGACGTCGTTCGTCTTCAAGGACACCCAGCACGCCGCGGACCTCTTCGCGCTGGCCGAGCCGGGCAACATCTACACCCGGCTCCACAACCCGACCCAGGACGTCCTGGAGCAGCGGATCGCCGCGCTGGAGGGCGGGGTGGCCGCCGTCGCCCTCGCGTCGGGCCAGGCCGCCGAGACCCTCGCGATCCTCACGCTGGCGAGCGCCGGGGACCACATCGTCTCCAGCACGTCGCTGTACGGCGGCACGTACAACCTGCTGCGCCACACGCTTCCGCGCTTCGGCATCGAGGTGTCCTTCGTCGACGACCCGGACGACCTCGACGCCTGGCGCGCGGCCGTCCGCCCGAACACCAAGGCCCTGTTCGCCGAGACGCTGGGCAACCCGCGCGGCAACGTCCTGGACATCCGGGGCGTGGCCGACGCGGCGCACGACGCCGGGGTGCCGCTGATCGTCGACAACACCGTGCCGACGCCGTACCTGCTGCGTCCGCTGGAGCACGGCGCCGACATCGTGGTCCACTCGGCGACGAAGTTCCTCGGCGGGCACGGCACCACGATCGGCGGTGTGGTGGTCGACGGCGGTACGTTCGACTTCGGCGCGCACGCCGAGCGGTTCCCGGACTTCAGCGAGCCGGACCCCAGTTACCACGGCCTCCGGTACTGGCCGGCGCTCGGCCCCGGCGCCTTCGCGATCAAGCTCCGGGTGCAGTTGCTGCGCGACCTCGGCCCGGCGCTCTCGCCGCACTCCGCGTTCCTGCTGCTCCAGGGGGTGGAGACGCTCAGCCTGCGCGTCGAGCGCCACACGTCCAACGCGCTGGAGCTGGCGCGGTGGCTGGAGCAGCGCGACGAGGTCTCGGCCGTCCACTACCCGGGGCTGGAGTCGAACCGGTGGTACGAGGCCGGGCAGCGCTACCTGCCGAAGGGCGCCGGCGCGGTCCTCGCCTTCGAGCTGCGGGACGGGGTGGAGGCGGGCAAGCGGTTCGTGGACGGCGTGGAGCTGTTCAGCCACCTCGCCAACATCGGTGACGTGCGCAGTCTGATCATCCACCCGGCGTCGACCACGCACAGCCAGCTCGACGAGGCGCAGTTGGTGGCCACCGGCACCGCTCCCGGCCTGGTGCGGCTCTCGGTCGGCCTGGAGAACATCGACGACCTCAGGGCCGACCTGGAGGCGGGTTTCCGCGCCGCGAAGGCGGCGTCCTGA
- a CDS encoding APC family permease → MAGGAVIMPKLDAEQSGLLRRVGEEWGRVSAPPEAWRRVLPVDPDVGSYPEPGQIVPARFGRVVSVPTLSGGPTTAEAGGGGGAEAATAAEWERPGGLALRLRRTLLGAPLANTAIVRERMRKLVALPVLSADALSSVAYGPEALLLVLVLAGTPGLNASVPVALAIVFLMLAVGLSYRQTIRAYPLGGGSYIVATDNLGRIPGLVAAAGLMTDYILTVAVSVSSGMAAVTSAIPSLSPEIVPIGVLVIAVLLAGNLRGVRQAGALFAAPTYAFIVAILLLVATGLYNAAGRDFTPTPHPVVNATEGLGVLLVMKAFASGATAMTGIEAISNAVPAFKPVAWRNARTTLSWMIVLLVVLFAGVITLIHYEGIVPETQETALSQLAHRSYGSNGFYVFTQAATALVLLLAANTAYNDFPRVLFLLARDDHAPRIFLRLGDRLAFSNGIIVLSVAAALVYIAFEGKTASLIPLYAVGVFLAFTLSQWGMVVHWWRKRDRHWRKSLCFNATGAVLSAAVFITAGITKFTAGAWLAILAVGAFLLVTTRIHRHYARVRQALRLHPQMIEIPGHSITPHQRPDAGSGRSSASRGPVPPGPAAPAEADPTASAGRERDAETEDTPEEIRHLSVVPIDALHQASMRALAYAASLQQPVLALHVSPGEEEAEVFRDAWRLWGDRLPLAVVVSPYRAIVAPMIGYIESLHRQRPDLTITVILPEIVVRHWYHRILHSYLGGRLRRSLRPLPKIVVTTVPFHV, encoded by the coding sequence ATGGCCGGTGGCGCGGTGATCATGCCGAAGCTGGACGCCGAGCAGTCGGGGCTCCTGCGGCGGGTCGGCGAGGAGTGGGGGCGGGTGTCCGCGCCGCCCGAGGCGTGGCGCCGGGTCCTGCCGGTGGATCCCGACGTCGGCAGCTACCCGGAGCCGGGGCAGATCGTGCCGGCCCGGTTCGGACGGGTCGTCAGCGTGCCCACGCTCAGCGGCGGACCCACCACGGCCGAGGCCGGCGGGGGCGGCGGCGCGGAGGCGGCGACGGCCGCCGAATGGGAGCGGCCGGGCGGCCTGGCGCTCCGCCTCCGGCGCACCCTCCTCGGGGCTCCCCTCGCGAACACGGCGATCGTGCGGGAGCGGATGCGCAAGCTGGTGGCGCTGCCGGTGCTGTCGGCGGACGCCCTGTCGTCGGTGGCGTACGGTCCCGAGGCGCTGCTGCTGGTCCTGGTGCTCGCCGGGACCCCCGGGCTCAACGCGTCGGTGCCGGTGGCTCTCGCGATCGTGTTCCTGATGCTGGCCGTGGGGTTGTCGTACCGTCAGACGATCCGCGCGTACCCGCTCGGCGGGGGCTCGTACATCGTCGCGACGGACAACCTGGGCCGGATCCCGGGGCTGGTGGCGGCCGCGGGGCTGATGACGGACTACATCCTGACCGTGGCCGTCTCGGTCTCCTCCGGCATGGCGGCGGTCACCTCGGCGATCCCGAGCCTGTCCCCGGAGATCGTCCCGATCGGCGTGCTGGTCATCGCCGTGCTGCTGGCGGGCAACCTGCGCGGGGTACGGCAGGCGGGTGCCCTGTTCGCCGCGCCCACCTACGCGTTCATCGTCGCGATCCTCCTGCTGGTGGCCACCGGCCTGTACAACGCGGCGGGCCGGGACTTCACCCCCACACCGCACCCGGTCGTGAACGCGACCGAGGGGCTGGGCGTGCTGCTGGTGATGAAGGCGTTCGCCTCCGGGGCCACGGCGATGACGGGCATCGAGGCGATCTCCAACGCCGTCCCCGCCTTCAAGCCGGTCGCGTGGCGCAACGCGCGTACCACCCTGTCGTGGATGATCGTGCTGCTCGTCGTGCTGTTCGCCGGGGTGATCACACTGATCCACTACGAGGGCATCGTGCCCGAGACGCAGGAGACGGCGCTGTCCCAACTGGCCCACCGCAGCTACGGGTCGAACGGGTTCTACGTCTTCACCCAGGCGGCGACCGCGCTGGTGCTGCTGCTCGCCGCGAACACCGCGTACAACGACTTCCCCCGCGTCCTGTTCCTCCTGGCACGCGACGACCACGCGCCGCGGATCTTCCTGCGGCTCGGCGACCGGCTGGCGTTCTCCAACGGGATCATCGTGCTCTCGGTGGCCGCCGCGCTCGTCTACATCGCCTTCGAGGGCAAGACGGCGTCGCTGATCCCGCTGTACGCCGTCGGGGTGTTCCTGGCGTTCACCCTGTCGCAGTGGGGCATGGTCGTGCACTGGTGGCGCAAGCGCGACCGGCACTGGCGCAAGAGCCTGTGCTTCAACGCCACCGGCGCCGTGCTGTCGGCGGCCGTCTTCATCACGGCGGGGATCACCAAGTTCACGGCGGGGGCGTGGCTCGCCATCCTCGCGGTGGGCGCCTTCCTCCTGGTGACGACGCGGATCCACCGCCACTACGCGAGGGTGCGTCAGGCGCTGCGGCTGCACCCGCAGATGATCGAGATCCCCGGGCACTCGATCACGCCCCACCAGCGCCCCGACGCCGGTTCCGGCCGGTCCTCCGCGTCCCGCGGGCCCGTGCCGCCCGGTCCGGCCGCACCCGCGGAGGCGGATCCCACGGCCTCGGCGGGCCGGGAACGGGACGCGGAGACGGAGGACACGCCGGAGGAGATCCGGCACCTGTCGGTCGTGCCGATCGACGCGCTGCACCAGGCGAGCATGCGCGCCCTCGCCTACGCCGCCTCCCTCCAGCAGCCGGTGCTGGCGCTGCACGTCAGCCCGGGCGAGGAGGAGGCCGAGGTCTTCCGGGACGCGTGGCGGCTGTGGGGGGACCGGCTGCCGCTGGCGGTCGTCGTCTCGCCGTACCGCGCGATCGTGGCGCCGATGATCGGGTACATCGAGTCCCTGCACCGGCAGCGGCCCGATCTGACGATCACGGTGATCCTGCCGGAGATCGTCGTACGGCACTGGTACCACCGGATCCTGCACAGCTACCTCGGCGGGCGGCTGCGGCGCTCGCTGCGGCCGCTGCCGAAGATCGTGGTGACGACGGTCCCGTTCCATGTCTAG
- a CDS encoding COG4315 family predicted lipoprotein, producing the protein MTQRRTRLLTAASAVVLLAGAVTACSDSGSGGGSSTPDSAATTAATAAASAPMAEEAAVHASPSPAPKLTSAKGPLGTILFDQKGRTLYLFLKDKTSKSTCTGACATAWPPFIVTKKPAAGHGVKSKLISTSTRSDGKKQVTYNGHPLYRFDGDQKAGNTNGQGVTAFGAKWWVVGTNGKKITKQATNPTGGY; encoded by the coding sequence ATGACACAGCGCCGCACCAGATTGCTCACCGCCGCCTCCGCCGTCGTCCTGCTCGCCGGGGCGGTCACCGCCTGTTCCGACAGCGGGAGCGGCGGCGGCAGTTCGACCCCGGACTCGGCCGCGACCACCGCCGCGACCGCGGCCGCCTCGGCGCCCATGGCGGAGGAGGCCGCGGTCCACGCGTCGCCCTCCCCCGCGCCGAAGCTGACCTCGGCCAAGGGGCCGCTCGGCACGATCCTCTTCGACCAGAAGGGCCGGACGCTCTACCTGTTCCTCAAGGACAAGACGTCCAAGTCCACCTGCACCGGGGCGTGCGCCACGGCGTGGCCGCCGTTCATCGTCACCAAGAAGCCGGCCGCGGGTCACGGGGTGAAGTCCAAGCTGATCTCGACCAGCACCCGCAGCGACGGCAAGAAGCAGGTCACCTACAACGGTCACCCGCTCTACCGCTTCGACGGCGACCAGAAGGCCGGCAACACCAACGGGCAGGGCGTCACCGCCTTCGGCGCCAAGTGGTGGGTCGTGGGCACCAACGGCAAGAAGATCACCAAGCAGGCGACGAACCCCACCGGCGGCTACTGA
- a CDS encoding cupredoxin domain-containing protein, which translates to MPSRRPARLALAVALLCLTAVAGCSDSDNNSSSSDSSSAPATSAPASTAPASSSPPASASPSGNAKTKITINNFKFMPDTITVAPGTKITVTNNDTTTHTLTAITDKAWNTGDIAPGKSATFTAPTKPGAYKYMCTIHPFMKGTLTVR; encoded by the coding sequence ATGCCGTCCCGCCGCCCCGCACGCCTCGCCCTCGCGGTCGCCCTCCTCTGCCTCACCGCCGTGGCGGGTTGCTCCGACAGCGACAACAACAGCAGTTCGTCGGACTCCTCCTCGGCCCCGGCGACGTCCGCGCCCGCGTCCACGGCGCCCGCGTCCTCCTCCCCTCCGGCGTCGGCCTCGCCGTCCGGCAACGCCAAGACGAAGATCACCATCAACAACTTCAAGTTCATGCCGGACACGATCACCGTGGCGCCCGGCACGAAGATCACCGTGACCAACAACGACACCACCACCCACACGCTGACGGCCATCACGGACAAGGCCTGGAACACCGGTGACATCGCGCCCGGCAAGTCGGCGACGTTCACGGCGCCGACCAAGCCGGGCGCCTACAAGTACATGTGCACCATCCACCCCTTCATGAAGGGGACGCTCACCGTCCGCTGA
- a CDS encoding serine hydrolase domain-containing protein: MTRGPAGTRDTPGTVRPYETGAPPGAPGEWALGPARPLGAAARGASAVAVGLRQGHRRAVVTYGRTAREGGAPVTADTRFEIGSLTKCLTALLFAERVARGELAHDDPLSRFLPPEALPEPRGGPVTLLHLATHTSGLPRLPPGLFAGATGHWWTDPYARFGADDLLDALARTRLRSRPGERVRYSNFGVGLLGQLLTGTDRTADGTGRYGDVLAARVLGPLGLHGTSCVPGPPGAMATGYGHGRARPPWEIPGLPGAGAVRSTARDVLALLDALLGAHPDTPPGIRPGSVPLPLGTAPLPLGTALADVTRPRLSVRGGAARIALVWNIRVRPGGAVYHHSGGTSGFTAFAGFCPRRGTALVALANTAPGAGHGFVQSAYESLLALGAPG; this comes from the coding sequence ATGACCCGGGGGCCGGCCGGGACCCGCGACACGCCGGGCACGGTCCGTCCGTACGAGACGGGCGCGCCGCCCGGCGCGCCCGGGGAGTGGGCTCTCGGTCCCGCGCGGCCGCTCGGCGCCGCCGCGCGGGGCGCGAGCGCCGTCGCGGTGGGGCTGCGGCAGGGGCACCGGCGGGCCGTCGTCACGTACGGACGGACCGCACGCGAGGGCGGGGCGCCGGTCACCGCCGACACCCGGTTCGAGATCGGCTCGCTGACGAAGTGTCTGACGGCGCTGCTGTTCGCCGAACGGGTGGCCCGCGGTGAGCTCGCGCACGACGACCCGCTGTCCCGGTTCCTGCCCCCGGAGGCCCTGCCGGAGCCGCGCGGCGGCCCGGTCACCCTCCTCCACCTGGCCACCCACACCTCCGGTCTGCCCCGGCTGCCCCCGGGGCTGTTCGCCGGCGCGACGGGGCACTGGTGGACCGACCCGTACGCCCGGTTCGGCGCGGACGACCTGCTGGACGCCCTCGCGAGGACCCGGCTCCGCTCCCGGCCCGGCGAGCGGGTGCGGTACTCGAACTTCGGGGTCGGGCTCCTCGGCCAGCTCCTCACCGGGACGGACCGCACGGCCGACGGCACGGGCCGGTACGGGGACGTCCTCGCCGCCCGGGTCCTCGGCCCCCTCGGCCTGCACGGCACCTCGTGCGTCCCCGGCCCTCCGGGGGCCATGGCCACCGGCTACGGGCACGGCCGCGCCCGCCCGCCGTGGGAGATCCCGGGCCTGCCGGGCGCGGGAGCCGTCCGCTCCACCGCGCGCGACGTCCTCGCCCTCCTCGACGCCTTGCTCGGAGCCCATCCGGACACGCCGCCCGGGATCCGCCCGGGATCCGTACCTCTCCCCCTGGGTACGGCACCGCTCCCCCTGGGTACGGCCCTGGCGGACGTCACCCGCCCGCGGCTCTCGGTACGGGGCGGCGCCGCGCGCATCGCGCTCGTGTGGAACATCCGGGTACGGCCCGGCGGCGCGGTGTACCACCACTCCGGTGGCACCAGCGGTTTCACCGCGTTCGCCGGATTCTGCCCGCGCCGGGGCACCGCGCTCGTCGCGCTCGCCAACACGGCGCCCGGCGCGGGACACGGCTTCGTCCAGAGCGCGTACGAATCCCTGCTGGCCCTGGGCGCGCCCGGCTGA
- the nhaA gene encoding Na+/H+ antiporter NhaA, with protein MTEASAESGYAGRTECAEVRTPWRTFLRTETGSAAVLLAAVIAALTWANISLPGYETFWRNTLSVRIGSYGLSMDLRGWINSGLMTIFFFVVGLEARREFDMGELRERRRVALPLVAGISGMALPVVIYLAVNAGHASVHGWGAAMSTDTAFALGMLALLGRRLPGGLRAFILSVAVVDDFVALAVIAVAYSEDVDMAALLSAIGLLAVIVVVRATGLRKGPVYAVLAVGVWIALFESGVDPVVTGLVVGLLTFAYPASRSDLERASGLFRRFREQPTPELERSARIGLASAISPNERLQRMYHPWSSYVIVPLFALANAGIRITPHELSQAFTSPITLGILFGFVVGKPVAILTASYLATRLSGGKLRPPVGWGATAAGGTIAGAGFTVSLLIATLAFHGDQLEEAKIGTLSALICAFLVAWAVTAVIGLLPRQRRNRALLGTSEQIVDLAVPVDPERDKVRGPMDAPVTVVEYGDFECPYCGRAESVIRDLLADFGDVRYVWRHLPLTDVHPQAQLASEAAEAAAEQGAFWEMHDVLLDHQEALRPPDLHRYAEDLGLDVERFRKHLRRHQGAARVGEDVDSADLSGVSGTPTFFINGRRHRGAYDIGHLSAAVRAARQRAALAPGD; from the coding sequence GTGACGGAAGCATCGGCGGAGTCCGGCTACGCGGGACGGACGGAGTGCGCGGAGGTGCGCACCCCGTGGAGAACGTTCCTGCGCACCGAGACCGGCAGCGCGGCGGTCCTGCTGGCGGCCGTGATCGCGGCCCTGACCTGGGCGAACATCAGCCTCCCTGGGTACGAGACCTTCTGGCGCAACACACTGTCCGTACGGATCGGGTCCTACGGCCTGTCGATGGACCTGCGCGGGTGGATCAACAGCGGGCTGATGACGATCTTCTTCTTCGTCGTCGGCCTGGAGGCGCGCCGCGAGTTCGACATGGGCGAACTGCGGGAGCGGCGCCGCGTCGCGCTGCCCCTGGTGGCCGGGATCAGCGGCATGGCGCTCCCCGTGGTGATCTACCTGGCCGTCAACGCCGGACACGCGAGCGTCCACGGCTGGGGCGCGGCCATGTCCACGGACACCGCGTTCGCCCTCGGCATGCTCGCCCTGCTCGGCCGGCGCCTGCCCGGCGGGCTGCGGGCCTTCATCCTCTCCGTCGCCGTCGTCGACGACTTCGTGGCCCTGGCCGTCATCGCCGTCGCCTACAGCGAGGACGTCGACATGGCCGCGCTCCTCTCCGCGATCGGCCTGCTCGCCGTCATCGTCGTCGTCCGTGCCACGGGCCTGCGGAAGGGCCCGGTCTACGCGGTCCTCGCCGTGGGGGTGTGGATCGCCCTCTTCGAGTCGGGCGTCGACCCGGTCGTCACCGGCCTCGTGGTGGGGCTGCTCACCTTCGCCTACCCGGCGTCCCGCTCCGACCTGGAGCGCGCGAGCGGTCTCTTCCGGCGCTTCCGCGAACAGCCGACCCCGGAGCTGGAGCGCTCCGCGCGCATCGGGCTCGCCTCGGCGATCTCGCCGAACGAGCGGCTCCAGCGGATGTACCACCCGTGGAGCAGCTATGTGATCGTGCCGCTGTTCGCCCTGGCCAACGCCGGCATCCGGATCACCCCGCACGAGCTGTCCCAGGCGTTCACCTCACCGATCACCCTCGGCATCCTCTTCGGCTTCGTCGTCGGCAAACCGGTCGCCATCCTCACCGCCTCCTATCTGGCCACCCGCCTCAGCGGCGGGAAGCTCCGCCCGCCGGTCGGCTGGGGCGCCACGGCGGCGGGCGGCACGATCGCCGGGGCCGGCTTCACCGTGTCCCTGCTCATCGCGACCCTGGCGTTCCACGGGGACCAGCTGGAGGAGGCGAAGATCGGCACCCTCTCCGCCCTGATCTGCGCCTTCCTCGTCGCCTGGGCGGTCACCGCCGTCATCGGCCTGCTGCCCCGGCAGCGCCGCAACCGCGCCCTGCTCGGCACCTCCGAACAGATCGTCGACCTCGCCGTCCCCGTCGATCCCGAACGCGACAAGGTGCGCGGCCCGATGGACGCGCCGGTCACGGTGGTCGAGTACGGCGACTTCGAGTGCCCGTACTGCGGCCGCGCCGAGTCGGTGATCCGGGACCTCCTCGCCGACTTCGGGGACGTCCGGTACGTCTGGCGGCACCTGCCGCTGACCGACGTCCACCCCCAGGCCCAGCTCGCCTCCGAGGCGGCCGAGGCGGCGGCCGAACAGGGCGCCTTCTGGGAGATGCACGACGTCCTGCTCGACCACCAGGAGGCGCTGCGCCCCCCGGACCTGCACCGCTACGCCGAGGACCTGGGCCTGGACGTCGAGCGCTTCCGCAAGCACCTGCGCAGGCACCAGGGCGCCGCGCGGGTCGGCGAGGACGTGGACTCGGCCGACCTCAGCGGGGTGTCGGGGACGCCGACGTTCTTCATCAACGGGCGGCGCCACCGGGGCGCGTACGACATCGGCCACCTCTCGGCGGCGGTACGGGCGGCCCGGCAGCGTGCCGCCCTGGCGCCGGGCGACTGA
- a CDS encoding DUF6895 family protein yields MDLPVTHLAHQVASKALTWLHTHREHGALPPDSTAQLAEPDSVYKPLGETALAASLVVREAVAGTQELKLARELLDFCWEQLGEGSMLHERLLRYPLMSDPLETYAHFARSGYRHRALERLVAHTTSLRSARAVEVLPNRRLAVANAARVAGLDQGPVPFDWAALTRETWLGSFPEPWLVDWSTAYNMTHTVFHCTDWARVPTGLAGDLTAYVGDWLPVWTDIWAEIGEWDLMGELMIVGSCLDEPRCDAADWERLASLQHEDGLFPRDAQPVADDPAERFSDQHHPTVVAAIAGTLALSRTLGSRA; encoded by the coding sequence ATGGACCTGCCCGTCACCCACCTCGCCCACCAGGTCGCCTCCAAGGCCCTGACCTGGCTCCACACCCACCGGGAGCACGGCGCGCTGCCCCCGGACAGCACCGCCCAGCTGGCCGAGCCCGACAGCGTCTACAAGCCGCTCGGCGAGACCGCGCTCGCAGCCTCGCTCGTCGTCCGCGAGGCGGTGGCCGGGACCCAGGAGCTCAAACTCGCCCGCGAGCTCCTCGACTTCTGCTGGGAGCAGCTCGGCGAGGGCAGCATGCTCCACGAACGGCTGCTGCGGTACCCGCTGATGAGCGACCCGCTGGAGACGTACGCCCACTTCGCCCGGAGCGGCTACCGCCACCGCGCGCTGGAACGGCTCGTCGCACACACCACCTCGCTGCGCTCCGCGCGGGCGGTGGAGGTCCTGCCCAACCGGCGGCTGGCCGTGGCCAACGCCGCCCGGGTCGCCGGGCTCGACCAGGGGCCGGTGCCCTTCGACTGGGCCGCGCTGACCCGGGAGACCTGGCTCGGTTCCTTCCCCGAGCCGTGGCTCGTCGACTGGTCGACCGCGTACAACATGACGCACACCGTCTTCCACTGCACCGACTGGGCGCGGGTGCCCACCGGTCTCGCCGGCGACCTCACCGCGTACGTCGGCGACTGGCTGCCGGTGTGGACCGACATCTGGGCCGAGATCGGCGAGTGGGACCTGATGGGCGAGCTGATGATCGTGGGCAGCTGTCTCGACGAGCCGCGCTGCGACGCCGCGGACTGGGAGCGGCTGGCGTCGCTCCAGCACGAGGACGGCCTGTTCCCCCGCGACGCGCAGCCCGTCGCCGATGATCCCGCGGAACGCTTCTCCGACCAGCACCATCCGACGGTGGTCGCGGCGATCGCGGGCACCCTCGCCCTCTCCCGTACCCTCGGCTCCCGGGCATGA